The following are from one region of the Thiocapsa rosea genome:
- a CDS encoding LysR family transcriptional regulator produces MADRRLQVFHTVARLLSFTKAAEVLHMTQPAVTFQVRQLEEHFNTRLFDRTHNRISLTEAGKTVFGSADRIFELYAEMENAVREITGEISGALAIGASTTIAEYMLPTLLGDFKERYPDVIIHLKVSNSDGIVSMVENNAIDLGVVEAPVGNKNLVVEHCKRDQLFAIVPPGHPLAGSEMVTFERLLEYPFICREEGSGTREVINDYLNLQHDCHSVLKVSMELGSPEAVKGAVEAGMGVSVVSGATIQKELKLGTLVALNLDPPLDRPFSFVHQKQKFRLRVMEELLEFARAYCREHDD; encoded by the coding sequence ATGGCAGATCGCAGGCTTCAGGTTTTTCATACGGTCGCTCGGCTGCTGAGCTTCACGAAGGCGGCCGAAGTGCTGCACATGACGCAACCGGCCGTCACCTTTCAGGTTCGTCAGCTGGAGGAACACTTCAACACGCGCCTGTTCGACCGGACGCACAACCGGATCAGCCTGACGGAAGCGGGGAAAACGGTATTCGGCTCGGCGGATCGCATCTTCGAGCTCTATGCCGAAATGGAGAACGCGGTTCGCGAGATTACAGGCGAGATCAGCGGGGCGCTCGCGATCGGTGCGAGCACGACCATCGCCGAGTATATGCTCCCGACCCTTCTGGGTGATTTCAAGGAGCGCTATCCGGATGTGATCATCCACCTGAAGGTCTCCAACAGCGACGGGATCGTCTCGATGGTGGAGAACAACGCCATTGATCTGGGAGTGGTCGAGGCGCCGGTCGGGAACAAGAACTTGGTCGTGGAACATTGCAAGCGCGATCAACTCTTTGCGATCGTTCCGCCCGGTCATCCGCTTGCCGGCTCCGAGATGGTCACCTTCGAGCGCCTCCTTGAGTATCCTTTCATCTGCCGTGAAGAGGGTTCGGGAACGCGCGAGGTGATCAACGATTACCTGAACCTGCAACACGACTGTCATTCGGTGCTTAAGGTCTCCATGGAGTTGGGAAGTCCCGAGGCCGTGAAAGGCGCCGTCGAGGCTGGAATGGGCGTGTCGGTGGTCTCGGGGGCGACGATTCAAAAAGAGCTCAAGCTGGGAACGCTCGTTGCGCTCAATCTGGATCCGCCTCTGGACCGCCCTTTCTCCTTCGTCCATCAGAAACAGAAATTTCGGTTGCGCGTCATGGAAGAGCTGCTGGAGTTTGCGCGGGCCTACTGCCGTGAGCACGACGACTGA
- a CDS encoding OmpP1/FadL family transporter, with the protein MKRHIARTIATAIAAGGFVAAGQSLAAGFSLPEASTTGIGLANALVANPDEIGAFAYNPAAMGFHDTSSVSLGALLINPNFSVRTASGQHDSQGADWTVAPMIQAALRINEDWRIGLGITAPFGLETRWKDGTFPALSGTARIPVPPPLDPNVPLGQPTASKLEILDFSPTVAYRVNENLSLSGGLDIYWVKNAQLDSTAGRLSGDGADLGFNLSALYRYEAWSFGAAFRSGATVGLSGKYQPLSPTLVAIGRLPPGQNAKVDVDLPWRLQLGARYAFTDALAVEFDWSRTGWSAFSTLKVDGTRTGETIFTDTNDWKDSNAYRVGVTYEVLPDTQLRFGYSYDETGQEDTHFSARVPDSDRHLFGIGVAYLLGDGLSIEAGYMYVKANDRRIRSDTPYRGGDINGTDAINGDYEMDAHLIGLGIVKAF; encoded by the coding sequence ATGAAACGACACATCGCTCGCACGATTGCGACCGCCATTGCCGCCGGTGGTTTCGTCGCCGCCGGCCAATCGCTCGCCGCGGGCTTTTCACTTCCGGAGGCATCGACCACAGGCATCGGACTCGCGAACGCCTTGGTCGCGAATCCCGACGAGATCGGCGCCTTTGCCTACAATCCGGCGGCCATGGGATTTCACGACACCTCGAGCGTCTCGCTTGGCGCGCTCCTGATCAATCCCAACTTCAGTGTCCGGACCGCCTCGGGGCAACACGACAGCCAAGGCGCCGACTGGACAGTAGCCCCGATGATCCAGGCCGCGCTGCGGATCAACGAGGATTGGCGCATCGGACTGGGGATCACGGCCCCTTTCGGGCTCGAGACCCGCTGGAAAGACGGAACCTTCCCCGCCCTGAGCGGCACCGCACGCATACCGGTTCCGCCGCCACTGGATCCGAACGTGCCGCTCGGACAACCCACGGCAAGCAAGCTCGAGATCCTCGACTTCTCTCCGACGGTCGCCTATCGCGTCAATGAGAATCTCAGCCTGTCCGGGGGCCTGGATATCTACTGGGTGAAGAACGCCCAGCTCGACTCGACCGCGGGACGGCTCAGCGGCGATGGCGCCGATCTCGGCTTTAACCTGAGCGCGCTGTATCGTTACGAGGCATGGAGCTTCGGCGCCGCCTTTCGCTCCGGCGCAACCGTCGGGCTCTCGGGGAAGTACCAGCCCTTGAGCCCAACCCTGGTGGCCATCGGCCGGCTCCCGCCCGGACAAAACGCGAAGGTGGATGTCGACCTACCCTGGCGCCTGCAGCTCGGCGCGCGCTATGCGTTCACGGACGCCTTAGCCGTCGAGTTCGACTGGTCGCGCACGGGCTGGAGCGCGTTCAGCACGCTCAAGGTCGATGGCACCCGCACAGGGGAGACGATCTTTACCGACACGAATGACTGGAAAGACAGCAACGCCTACCGGGTCGGCGTCACCTATGAGGTTCTGCCGGACACCCAGCTTCGCTTCGGCTACTCCTACGACGAGACAGGGCAAGAAGACACCCATTTCAGTGCGCGCGTTCCGGACAGCGACCGCCACCTCTTCGGCATCGGGGTCGCATATCTCCTCGGCGACGGGTTGTCCATCGAAGCCGGCTACATGTACGTCAAGGCCAACGATCGCAGGATCCGCAGCGACACCCCGTATCGCGGAGGAGACATCAACGGGACCGATGCGATCAACGGTGATTACGAGATGGACGCGCATCTCATCGGACTCGGGATCGTCAAGGCATTTTAA
- the dsrE2 gene encoding sulfur carrier protein DsrE2 — MEEKKLAIIATKGSLDWAYPPFILASTASALGYETQIFFTFYGLQLLKKKLALEVTPLGNPGMPMPMGMDKWFPVLGLTLPGMQGMMTSMMKKKMKDKGVASVEELRDLCQEAEVKLIACQMTVDLFDMNPGEFIDGVEYAGAAAFFEFAGQSDICLYI, encoded by the coding sequence ATGGAAGAAAAGAAACTCGCCATTATCGCCACTAAGGGCTCTCTGGATTGGGCCTACCCGCCCTTTATCCTGGCCTCGACCGCATCCGCGCTCGGCTACGAGACGCAGATCTTCTTCACCTTCTACGGGCTCCAGCTCCTGAAGAAGAAGCTCGCCCTCGAGGTGACCCCGCTGGGCAATCCCGGAATGCCGATGCCGATGGGCATGGACAAGTGGTTCCCGGTCCTGGGTCTGACCTTGCCCGGTATGCAGGGCATGATGACCTCGATGATGAAGAAGAAGATGAAGGACAAGGGAGTGGCCAGCGTCGAAGAGCTGCGGGATCTCTGCCAAGAGGCAGAGGTCAAGCTGATCGCCTGTCAGATGACGGTCGATCTGTTCGATATGAATCCGGGCGAGTTCATCGACGGTGTGGAATACGCGGGTGCGGCAGCCTTCTTCGAGTTTGCGGGACAAAGCGACATCTGTCTCTACATCTAA
- a CDS encoding sulfurtransferase TusA family protein: MADFDQELDASGLNCPLPILRAKKTLNAMDSGQVLHVVATDPGSVKDFDAFAKQTGNELMESKEDGGKFHFLIKKG; this comes from the coding sequence ATGGCAGATTTTGACCAAGAGCTCGACGCCAGCGGCCTGAATTGCCCGCTCCCGATTTTACGTGCGAAGAAGACGCTGAACGCGATGGATTCCGGCCAAGTGCTGCACGTTGTCGCCACCGATCCTGGTTCCGTCAAGGACTTCGATGCCTTCGCCAAGCAGACCGGCAACGAGCTGATGGAGTCGAAGGAAGACGGCGGCAAATTCCATTTTTTGATCAAAAAGGGCTGA
- a CDS encoding rhd_2599 family sulfurtransferase codes for MINEIDSESLHGRIAGGEDVLLVDIRTPAEIAQGAIPGAMQVPMHLIPIRISELPKDRDVVLYCRSGARSYQACAYMLQQGYDRVLNLRGGIIAWARHGYPIA; via the coding sequence GTGATCAACGAGATCGACTCCGAATCGCTGCACGGCCGCATCGCGGGCGGCGAGGATGTTTTGCTTGTGGATATTCGCACTCCGGCCGAGATCGCCCAAGGCGCAATACCCGGCGCCATGCAGGTCCCGATGCACCTAATTCCAATTCGAATCAGCGAATTGCCTAAAGATCGCGATGTCGTTTTGTACTGCCGCAGCGGCGCACGCTCCTACCAGGCGTGCGCCTACATGCTGCAGCAGGGGTACGACCGCGTCTTGAATCTGCGCGGGGGGATCATCGCCTGGGCGCGGCACGGCTACCCGATCGCATAA
- the cysG gene encoding siroheme synthase CysG, producing MDFLPIFQDVRAKPCLVVGGGATAARKVGSLLRAGAAVSVVSPDLFDALRRRADAGEIRHLARRFEPRDIIGNRLVIAATNDRLVNRRIAELAGEHEIPVNVVDDPDACTFLLPSIVDRSPVVVAISTGKASPVLARLLRTRLESIIPAGYGRLGELCARYRDRVKERFSDLPDRRRFWDRVLEGAVAERIFAGQFAEAEAVIERELAHDALESDMGEVYLVGAGPGDPDLLTFRALRLMQQADVVVYDRLVAEPILEMTRRDARRIYVGKQRNHHAMRQEEINQLLADLAKDGHRVLRLKGGDPFIFGRGGEEIDTLAAQGVPFQVVPGITAAAGCASYTGIPLTHRDYAQSVTFVTGHLKDGTMNLNWSALAQPSQTVVFYMGLAGLPIIVDRLTAHGVSPQMPIALIQQGTTHLQRVYSGTLETIVELVKADPPQPPTLIIVGEVVKLREKLSWFRPPDEPRVGATTSLVS from the coding sequence ATGGATTTCCTTCCGATCTTTCAAGACGTCAGGGCGAAACCCTGTCTGGTGGTAGGCGGCGGCGCGACTGCGGCACGTAAGGTCGGCAGCTTGCTCCGCGCGGGCGCCGCAGTCAGCGTCGTCTCGCCCGATCTATTCGACGCGCTGCGCCGACGCGCGGATGCAGGCGAGATCCGTCACCTCGCGAGACGCTTCGAGCCCCGCGATATAATCGGCAACCGGCTCGTGATCGCAGCAACAAACGACCGTCTAGTGAACCGACGCATCGCCGAGCTCGCCGGCGAGCACGAGATCCCGGTCAATGTCGTCGACGACCCGGATGCCTGCACCTTCTTGCTGCCCTCGATCGTGGATCGCTCGCCCGTTGTGGTGGCGATCTCCACCGGCAAGGCGTCGCCCGTGCTGGCGCGGCTTCTTCGAACCCGGCTCGAATCCATCATCCCGGCAGGCTACGGCCGGCTCGGAGAACTCTGCGCCCGGTATCGCGACCGGGTGAAGGAGCGCTTCAGCGACCTGCCCGATCGGCGTCGATTCTGGGATCGGGTGCTGGAAGGCGCGGTTGCGGAGCGCATCTTCGCGGGGCAATTCGCCGAGGCCGAGGCGGTCATCGAGCGCGAATTGGCCCACGATGCGCTCGAATCCGATATGGGCGAGGTCTACCTCGTCGGCGCCGGCCCGGGTGATCCGGACCTCCTGACCTTCCGCGCCCTGCGCCTGATGCAACAGGCCGATGTCGTCGTTTACGACCGCTTGGTCGCCGAGCCCATTCTCGAGATGACGCGCCGCGATGCCCGCCGCATCTACGTCGGCAAACAGCGCAACCACCATGCGATGCGGCAGGAGGAGATCAACCAACTCCTTGCCGATCTCGCCAAGGACGGACATCGCGTGCTGCGCCTAAAGGGCGGCGATCCCTTTATCTTCGGACGCGGCGGCGAAGAGATCGACACCCTCGCTGCGCAGGGCGTGCCCTTCCAGGTGGTGCCCGGCATCACTGCGGCGGCCGGCTGTGCCAGCTACACCGGCATCCCGCTGACCCACCGCGACTACGCCCAATCCGTGACCTTCGTGACCGGCCATCTCAAGGACGGCACCATGAATCTCAACTGGAGCGCACTCGCGCAACCAAGCCAAACGGTTGTCTTCTACATGGGACTCGCAGGCCTGCCGATCATCGTCGACCGGTTGACCGCACACGGCGTCTCGCCGCAGATGCCCATCGCGCTCATCCAGCAGGGGACGACGCACCTGCAGCGCGTCTACTCGGGCACGCTCGAGACCATCGTTGAACTGGTGAAGGCGGATCCTCCGCAACCACCGACCCTGATCATCGTCGGCGAGGTCGTAAAACTGCGCGAGAAGCTGAGCTGGTTCCGGCCGCCGGACGAGCCGCGGGTCGGCGCCACCACAAGCCTGGTCAGCTAA
- the plsY gene encoding glycerol-3-phosphate 1-O-acyltransferase PlsY, which yields MITASLLIVAAYLLGSVSSAIIVCRLMGLPDPRTQGSNNPGATNVLRIGGKKAAAITLVGDSLKGLIPMVVGHLLGAAPAVLAGIGLAAFIGHLFPVFFGFRGGKGVATALGVQIGLFWPIGLSVAAIWLFVAKVLKISSLSALISMALAPVIVWFFWPDNALIGMQLIITGLLFWRHRSNIRNLITGTEDRITR from the coding sequence ATGATTACAGCCTCGCTCCTCATCGTCGCCGCCTACCTGCTGGGCTCGGTCTCCAGCGCCATCATCGTTTGCCGTTTGATGGGGTTGCCGGATCCGCGCACGCAGGGGTCGAACAATCCCGGTGCGACCAATGTGCTGCGCATCGGCGGCAAGAAGGCCGCTGCGATCACGCTGGTCGGCGACAGTCTGAAGGGTTTGATCCCGATGGTGGTCGGTCATCTCCTCGGCGCTGCTCCGGCGGTGCTGGCGGGTATCGGTTTGGCTGCCTTCATCGGCCACCTCTTTCCGGTCTTTTTCGGGTTCCGAGGAGGCAAGGGCGTGGCCACCGCCTTGGGCGTGCAGATCGGGCTCTTCTGGCCGATCGGCCTCTCGGTGGCCGCGATTTGGCTCTTCGTCGCCAAGGTGCTCAAGATCTCCTCCCTGTCCGCCCTGATCTCCATGGCACTCGCCCCCGTCATCGTTTGGTTCTTCTGGCCCGACAACGCCTTGATCGGGATGCAGCTCATCATCACGGGCCTGCTGTTCTGGCGGCACCGCAGCAACATCCGAAATCTGATCACGGGCACCGAAGACCGCATCACCCGCTAA
- the folB gene encoding dihydroneopterin aldolase, which yields MDTVFIRGLKIDTTIGIHDWEKRIRRPVVLDLEMASDIARGAATDRIEDALDYEAVTRRLEQFVSESRFELVETLAERCAAILREEFGIPWVRLTLSKPGAVGEGVDVGVLIKRGSRG from the coding sequence ATGGACACCGTATTCATTCGCGGCCTGAAGATCGACACCACCATCGGCATCCACGACTGGGAGAAGCGCATCCGGCGCCCCGTCGTTCTGGACCTGGAGATGGCCAGCGACATCGCGCGCGGCGCCGCCACGGATCGCATCGAAGACGCGCTGGATTACGAGGCCGTCACGCGCCGACTGGAGCAATTCGTCTCGGAGAGCCGGTTCGAGTTGGTGGAGACGCTTGCCGAGCGCTGCGCGGCCATCCTGCGCGAGGAGTTCGGGATCCCCTGGGTGCGCCTCACGCTCAGTAAGCCCGGCGCCGTCGGCGAAGGCGTGGACGTGGGCGTGTTGATCAAGCGCGGCAGTCGGGGTTGA
- a CDS encoding SOUL family heme-binding protein codes for MKILLLIVGAVAVLGIVAMAVFVFVVQNVETPEYVAVESDGAFEIRDYPALVVAETTRTGARREALGAGFGPLARYIFAKERGGEKIAMTAPVIQQRPDAPAERIAMTAPVIQSQTGEDAWSVRFIMPSGYSLEALPAPGNSEVRLREIPAQRRAAVRFSGSTTDDALAEQGAALRAWMTARGLAATGPAVFAYYNDPFTPGFLRRNEVLIDIEAP; via the coding sequence ATGAAGATACTCCTCTTGATCGTCGGCGCGGTGGCGGTGCTCGGCATCGTCGCCATGGCTGTCTTCGTCTTCGTGGTTCAGAACGTCGAGACCCCGGAGTATGTCGCGGTGGAGAGCGACGGCGCATTCGAGATCCGGGATTATCCCGCTTTGGTGGTCGCCGAGACGACGCGCACCGGTGCGCGGCGCGAGGCGCTCGGGGCCGGGTTCGGGCCGCTCGCGCGCTACATCTTTGCCAAGGAGCGTGGCGGGGAGAAGATCGCGATGACCGCACCCGTCATCCAACAGCGTCCCGATGCGCCTGCCGAGCGGATCGCCATGACCGCTCCGGTGATCCAGTCGCAGACGGGTGAGGACGCCTGGTCGGTGCGCTTCATCATGCCCTCCGGCTACAGCCTGGAGGCACTCCCCGCGCCGGGGAACTCCGAGGTGCGTCTGCGTGAAATCCCGGCACAGCGGCGAGCGGCGGTTCGCTTCAGCGGCTCGACAACGGACGACGCGCTTGCGGAGCAAGGGGCGGCGCTGCGCGCTTGGATGACCGCGCGTGGCCTAGCCGCCACGGGTCCTGCCGTGTTTGCCTATTACAACGACCCCTTCACGCCCGGTTTTCTGCGCCGCAACGAGGTCCTCATCGACATCGAGGCTCCCTGA
- a CDS encoding DUF2452 domain-containing protein produces MSNDDKGVLHRGGAHSSPYPVSRLAPAFDSGELASEVARAESMLSARTGAKLRVIADQIKLLQQEARKVLADAKEEQTLTRAQCAFKRIPGRTYHLYRKAVGEPFFSMLAPAEWGGEVPYTFLGSYRLETDYSWTPADRADQPDDTGELVTQLLRIGGLASRGEG; encoded by the coding sequence ATGAGCAACGACGACAAAGGCGTGCTTCACCGCGGTGGTGCGCACAGTTCACCCTATCCGGTCAGCCGCTTGGCCCCGGCCTTCGATTCCGGCGAGCTGGCGAGCGAGGTCGCGCGGGCGGAGTCGATGTTGAGCGCCCGCACGGGTGCGAAGCTTCGCGTCATCGCCGACCAGATCAAGCTGCTTCAACAGGAGGCACGCAAGGTCCTCGCGGACGCCAAGGAGGAGCAGACGCTGACCCGTGCGCAGTGTGCCTTCAAACGCATTCCGGGGCGGACCTATCACCTCTATCGCAAGGCGGTCGGCGAGCCCTTTTTCTCGATGCTCGCGCCGGCCGAGTGGGGCGGCGAGGTCCCTTACACGTTTCTGGGATCCTACCGGCTCGAAACGGATTATTCCTGGACACCGGCCGACCGAGCCGATCAGCCGGACGACACCGGCGAGCTGGTGACGCAACTGCTGCGTATCGGCGGCTTGGCTTCGCGAGGCGAGGGATGA
- a CDS encoding class I SAM-dependent methyltransferase, giving the protein MDDTTDKLRGPDGTGATEISARLAELIRTEIAAANGLLPFDRFMDLALYAPGLGYYVAGAVKLGRDGDFVTAPEISPLFGRCLAAQCAEVLERFGGGDLLEFGAGTGTLAVEVLGALEHLDALPGRYLILEPSPDLQERQQTLIRERAPHLAERCAWLTRLPTALRGVILANEVLDAMPVHRFSIRDDGGIDEVFVTERAGDLREVTAPARSPGLADAVGALHAEGLAQAPGYGSEINLRLPPWMKALSPALDTGLVLLVDYGYPRPAYYQPDRTMGTLMCHLRHKAHGDPYTHIGLQDITAHVDFTAVAEAGVAAGFDLAGFTTQANFLIGCGIDRILSEAPDAFELTQGAKQLLLPTIMGERFKVMGLTKGIEEALCGFSIRDLSGRL; this is encoded by the coding sequence ATGGATGATACGACCGACAAGCTCCGCGGACCCGATGGAACCGGCGCGACCGAGATCTCGGCCCGACTCGCCGAGCTCATCCGCACGGAGATCGCGGCCGCCAACGGCCTGCTGCCCTTCGACCGCTTCATGGATCTGGCCCTCTACGCGCCGGGTCTCGGCTACTACGTGGCCGGTGCGGTGAAGCTCGGACGGGACGGCGATTTCGTGACCGCGCCCGAGATCTCGCCGCTTTTCGGGCGTTGTCTTGCCGCCCAGTGTGCCGAGGTGCTGGAGCGATTCGGCGGCGGCGATCTGCTTGAGTTCGGCGCCGGCACCGGCACACTCGCGGTCGAGGTGCTTGGAGCCCTGGAGCACCTCGACGCCCTGCCCGGCCGTTACCTGATCCTGGAGCCGAGCCCGGATCTTCAGGAGCGCCAACAGACACTGATTCGGGAGCGGGCCCCGCATCTGGCGGAACGCTGCGCATGGCTGACCCGTCTGCCGACGGCCCTGCGCGGAGTTATCCTCGCCAACGAGGTGCTGGACGCCATGCCGGTGCATCGCTTCAGCATCCGCGATGACGGCGGAATCGACGAGGTCTTCGTCACCGAGCGCGCCGGCGATCTGCGCGAGGTCACCGCGCCGGCACGTTCGCCCGGACTCGCCGACGCCGTCGGCGCGCTGCACGCCGAGGGCTTGGCCCAAGCACCGGGCTACGGCTCGGAGATCAACCTGCGCCTGCCGCCCTGGATGAAGGCGCTGAGTCCCGCGCTGGATACCGGCCTCGTCCTGCTGGTCGATTACGGCTATCCGCGCCCCGCCTATTACCAGCCCGACCGCACCATGGGGACACTCATGTGCCACTTGCGCCACAAGGCCCACGGCGACCCCTACACCCATATCGGACTGCAGGACATCACCGCGCATGTGGATTTTACCGCGGTCGCCGAGGCCGGTGTCGCCGCGGGCTTCGATCTCGCCGGGTTCACCACCCAGGCCAACTTCCTGATCGGCTGCGGGATCGACCGGATCCTGTCCGAGGCGCCCGATGCCTTCGAGCTGACCCAGGGCGCGAAACAATTGCTCCTGCCGACGATCATGGGGGAGCGGTTCAAGGTCATGGGCCTGACGAAGGGGATCGAAGAGGCGCTTTGCGGCTTCTCGATCCGAGACCTCAGCGGGAGGCTCTAA
- a CDS encoding FKBP-type peptidyl-prolyl cis-trans isomerase, whose product MSHAVTDADPPETPPANEPSNKTANETAALLALGRAVELHLEVRFQDGFVALSTFDAEPIACTIGDGTLTPELESTLLGLVPGSETYVVAHGSELFSPYDEANIHWMERGDFPPEIAPIPGLVVAFETPGGHETSGVVLEVEPDRVQVDFNHPFAGRSLTIRVRVLSVAGPEPEPRFKHGPEA is encoded by the coding sequence ATGAGCCACGCCGTGACCGACGCCGACCCGCCCGAGACGCCGCCTGCGAACGAGCCTTCGAACAAGACCGCGAACGAGACGGCCGCACTCCTCGCCCTCGGACGTGCCGTCGAGCTGCATCTGGAGGTCCGCTTTCAAGACGGCTTCGTCGCACTCTCGACCTTCGACGCCGAGCCGATCGCCTGCACCATCGGCGACGGGACCCTGACGCCGGAGCTCGAGTCCACGCTCCTCGGCCTTGTTCCCGGCAGCGAGACCTATGTCGTCGCCCATGGCTCGGAACTCTTCTCGCCCTATGACGAGGCCAACATCCACTGGATGGAGCGCGGCGATTTCCCGCCCGAGATCGCGCCCATACCCGGTCTGGTCGTCGCCTTCGAGACACCCGGCGGTCACGAGACCAGCGGGGTCGTCCTGGAGGTGGAGCCCGATCGCGTGCAGGTCGACTTCAACCATCCCTTCGCCGGGCGTTCCTTGACGATCCGCGTCCGCGTCTTGTCCGTGGCCGGTCCCGAACCCGAGCCTCGGTTCAAGCATGGCCCCGAGGCGTGA
- the ispH gene encoding 4-hydroxy-3-methylbut-2-enyl diphosphate reductase, with the protein MNILLANPRGFCAGVDRAIEIVERVLELYGAPVYVRHEVVHNRFVVDGLKRRGAVFVEEVDEVPDGATLIFSAHGVAQEVRRAAQGRNLRVFDATCPLVTKVHLEVARHCKNGVEVILIGHAGHPEVEGTMGQCVSDGGAMHLVESVADVAGLGIKDPSRVAYVTQTTLSVDDTSGIIDALRERFPEIQGPKKSDICYATQNRQDAVRDLAARCDLLLVVGSANSSNSNRLRELAEKQGCTAYLIDGPEDIRRDWLGASPRVGLTAGASAPEVLVEQVIAQLEAWGVAGVEEQDGIREQVVFPLPRELGERAAS; encoded by the coding sequence ATGAACATCCTTCTTGCCAATCCCCGTGGGTTCTGCGCCGGTGTCGACCGCGCGATCGAGATCGTCGAGCGCGTGCTCGAGCTCTACGGCGCGCCCGTCTATGTCCGGCATGAGGTGGTGCACAATCGCTTCGTCGTCGACGGCCTCAAACGGCGCGGCGCCGTCTTCGTGGAGGAGGTCGACGAGGTCCCGGACGGGGCCACGCTGATCTTCAGCGCCCACGGCGTCGCCCAAGAGGTCCGCCGCGCGGCGCAAGGGCGAAACCTGCGCGTCTTCGACGCGACCTGCCCATTGGTGACCAAGGTCCATCTCGAGGTCGCACGGCACTGTAAGAACGGTGTCGAAGTCATCCTGATCGGGCACGCCGGCCATCCCGAGGTCGAGGGCACCATGGGTCAGTGTGTAAGCGACGGCGGGGCGATGCACCTGGTCGAGTCGGTCGCCGATGTCGCCGGGCTTGGGATCAAGGACCCCTCGCGTGTCGCCTACGTCACCCAGACCACCCTCTCGGTGGACGACACGAGCGGGATCATCGACGCACTGCGTGAGCGCTTCCCCGAGATCCAAGGGCCGAAAAAGAGCGACATCTGCTATGCGACCCAGAACCGACAGGACGCGGTCCGTGATCTCGCCGCGCGCTGCGATCTGCTGCTGGTGGTCGGCTCGGCCAACAGTTCCAATTCCAACCGGCTGCGCGAGCTGGCCGAGAAGCAGGGCTGCACCGCCTATCTGATCGACGGCCCCGAGGACATCCGCCGGGACTGGCTCGGCGCCTCGCCGCGGGTCGGGCTCACCGCCGGGGCCTCCGCCCCCGAGGTGTTGGTCGAGCAGGTCATCGCGCAGCTCGAAGCATGGGGCGTCGCCGGGGTCGAGGAGCAGGACGGCATCCGCGAGCAGGTCGTCTTCCCCTTGCCGCGCGAGCTCGGGGAGAGGGCTGCATCATGA